The following are from one region of the Salvelinus fontinalis isolate EN_2023a chromosome 5, ASM2944872v1, whole genome shotgun sequence genome:
- the LOC129855204 gene encoding transcriptional enhancer factor TEF-3-like, translating to MYGRNELIARYIKLRTGKTRTRKQVSSHIQVLARRKAREIQVKLKGADYNGERDLTPGPCCVCLQDQAAKDKALQSMATISATAFQNKMALQGLSRPPYPTAGGFWHGGPEDIKPFSQQSYAMQTSGPPPITGYESMAGLSMSPGAPPWQGRSIASSKLRMLEFSAFLEQPQDPETFNKHLFVHIGQSNPTFSDPYLEAVDIRQIYDKFPEKKGGLKELFEKGQPDTFFLVKFWADLSANLQEDRGFFYGVSSQYESSENMIITSSTKVCSFGKQVVEKVETEYARFENGRYVFRIHRSPLCEYMINFIHKLKHLPEKYMMNSVLENFTILQVVINRDTLETLLCIAYVFEVSTSEHGAQHHIYRLVKD from the exons GACGAAACGAGCTGATAGCACGGTACATCAAGCTACGCACAGGGAAGACGCGGACAAGAAAGCAG gtgtcCAGTCACATCCAGGTGCTAGCGCGACGGAAGGCCCGGGAGATCCAGGTGAAGCTGAAG GGTGCGGACTATAATGGAGAGCGTGACCTGACCCCTGGgccttgctgtgtgtgtctgcaggacCAGGCTGCCAAAGACAAGGCCCTCCAGAGTATGGCCACCATCTCCGCCACCGCCTTCCAGAACAAGATGGCTCTGCAGGGGCTGTCCAGGCCACCGTACCCCACTGCTGGTGGC ttttGGCATGGCGGTCCTGAAGA CATTAAGCCCTTTTCCCAGCAGAGTTACGCTATGCAGACGTCCGGCCCACCCCCCATAACAG GCTATGAGAGCATGGCAGGCCTGTCCATGTCACCGGGCGCCCCCCCGTGGCAGGGGCGGAGTATCGCCAGCTCCAAGCTCCGCATGCTGGAGTTCTCTGCCTTCCTGGAGCAGCCTCAGGACCCAGAGACC tTTAACAAGCACCTGTTTGTGCACATCGGTCAGTCCAACCCCACCTTCAGTGACCCTTACCTGGAGGCAGTGGACATCCGGCAGATATACGATAAGTTCCCTGAGAAGAAGGGAGGGCTGAAGGAGCTGTTTGAGAAGGGGCAGCCAGACACTTTCTTTCTCGTCAAGTTCTGG gctGATCTGAGTGCCAACCTGCAGGAAGACAGAGGTTTCTTCTATGGCGTGTCCAGTCAGTACGAGAGCTCTGAGAACATGATCATCACCTCCTCCACCAAGGTCTGCTCCTTCGGAAAGCAGGTGGTGGAGaaagtagag ACAGAGTATGCGCGGTTTGAGAATGGGCGGTATGTGTTCAGGATCCACCGGTCCCCACTGTGTGAATACATGATCAACTTCATCCACAAGCTCAAACACCTGCCAGAGAAGTACATGATGAACAGTGTACTGGAGAACTTCACCATCCTACAG GTTGTGATCAACAGGGACACACTGGAGACCCTGCTGTGTATAGCCTATGTCTTTGAGGTGTCTACTAGTGAGCATGGAGCCCAGCACCATATTTACCGGCTAGTCAAAGACTGA